In Arcobacter ellisii, a genomic segment contains:
- a CDS encoding pentapeptide repeat-containing protein translates to MFKTNDYWEEEFFEYEDKNLDSIYFDDCTFIKCDFSKSLMQNCKFTECKFVNCDLSLSILKSCTFNDVIFENCKLIGISWSSCQEPFDVKFESCNISQNSFHLMDLRQMKFINSLIKDSGFEECNMEKTLFDNCDLQLSSFIKNNLKKANFVTSKNYLIDPKQNDLTKASFSLPEALSFLSLLPIEIK, encoded by the coding sequence ATGTTTAAAACAAACGATTATTGGGAAGAAGAGTTTTTTGAGTATGAAGATAAAAACTTAGATTCTATCTATTTTGATGATTGTACTTTTATAAAATGTGACTTTTCAAAAAGTCTTATGCAAAATTGTAAGTTTACAGAGTGTAAATTTGTAAATTGTGATTTATCTTTATCTATATTAAAATCCTGTACTTTTAATGATGTTATATTTGAAAATTGTAAACTTATTGGGATTTCTTGGAGTTCTTGTCAAGAGCCTTTTGATGTGAAGTTTGAATCTTGTAATATTTCTCAAAACTCTTTTCATCTTATGGATTTGCGACAAATGAAATTTATTAATTCTCTTATAAAAGATAGTGGTTTTGAAGAGTGTAATATGGAAAAAACTCTTTTTGATAATTGTGATTTACAGTTATCATCTTTTATAAAAAACAATCTAAAAAAAGCAAACTTTGTAACATCAAAAAACTATTTAATTGACCCAAAACAAAATGATTTGACAAAAGCATCATTTTCTCTTCCTGAAGCTTTGAGTTTTCTTTCATTACTTCCTATTGAAATAAAGTAA
- a CDS encoding M99 family carboxypeptidase catalytic domain-containing protein: MKFLVVFFVSFLSLFGANKDFTLYKKDGEKKGNTLLVIGGIHGDEPGGYFAPAFLEKHYKIKKGSVWIVPNINKDSIIANNRGIYNDMNRKFSNIDKNDPDYPNVTKIKKIILDKKVDLVLNLHDGHGFFRKNYENAIFNPNAWGQATIIDQEKINGLDKFGNLDEIATKVNDALNNDKLFQDFHSFGVKNTETKFKDEQMQLSLTFFAVTHNKPAFAIETSKNITDLAHKVIYQLKSIEEFMKVMDIEFEKDFDLNNYDEVCTKLFDFGKVTINNNIVFSLNDIKKVTRFVPLKNEKNDFVFEHTLGEVKTLDNRYELYIGNEKVVELYPQTFPIEEYKKSIKIEVDGKEIDSKFAQQIDIKESFRILKSDFRVNIIGFSKDGADSEDDILIKKADILDNYSVDTNKTKYRAEFYKDGKFYGMLILNFLAQ, from the coding sequence ATGAAGTTTTTAGTTGTTTTTTTTGTTTCTTTTCTTTCACTTTTTGGAGCTAATAAAGATTTTACATTATATAAAAAAGATGGAGAAAAAAAAGGGAATACACTTTTAGTAATAGGTGGAATTCATGGTGATGAGCCAGGAGGTTATTTTGCTCCTGCATTTTTGGAAAAGCATTATAAGATAAAAAAAGGTAGTGTTTGGATTGTACCTAATATAAATAAAGATAGTATCATTGCAAACAATAGAGGTATTTATAATGATATGAATAGAAAGTTTAGTAATATTGATAAAAACGACCCAGATTATCCTAATGTAACTAAAATAAAAAAAATCATTTTAGATAAAAAAGTGGATTTAGTTTTAAATTTACATGATGGTCATGGTTTTTTTAGAAAAAATTATGAAAATGCAATTTTTAATCCAAATGCTTGGGGACAAGCAACAATTATTGACCAAGAAAAAATAAATGGTCTTGATAAGTTTGGAAATCTTGATGAAATAGCAACAAAAGTAAATGATGCTTTAAATAATGATAAATTATTTCAAGATTTCCACTCTTTTGGAGTTAAAAATACAGAAACAAAGTTCAAAGATGAACAAATGCAATTATCTCTTACTTTTTTTGCTGTAACTCACAATAAACCAGCATTTGCCATAGAAACAAGTAAAAATATTACAGATTTAGCACATAAAGTTATCTATCAATTAAAATCAATAGAAGAGTTTATGAAAGTAATGGATATTGAATTTGAAAAGGATTTTGACCTAAATAATTATGATGAAGTATGTACAAAATTGTTTGATTTTGGGAAGGTTACAATCAATAATAATATAGTTTTTAGTTTAAATGATATAAAAAAAGTAACTAGATTTGTTCCTTTGAAAAATGAAAAAAATGATTTTGTTTTTGAACATACTTTAGGAGAAGTAAAAACTCTTGATAATAGATACGAACTTTATATTGGTAATGAAAAAGTAGTTGAGTTATATCCTCAAACTTTTCCAATTGAAGAGTATAAAAAGAGTATAAAAATTGAAGTTGATGGAAAAGAAATAGATAGCAAATTTGCTCAACAAATAGATATTAAAGAGAGTTTTAGAATCTTAAAAAGTGATTTTAGGGTAAATATTATAGGATTCAGTAAAGATGGTGCTGATAGTGAAGATGATATTTTGATTAAAAAAGCAGATATTTTAGATAATTATTCTGTTGATACTAATAAAACAAAATATAGAGCAGAATTTTATAAAGATGGTAAATTTTATGGAATGTTGATTTTAAATTTTTTAGCCCAATAA
- a CDS encoding YgaP family membrane protein encodes MNTFDKIRAFCRPFRIVIGIVLIAIGYFTDIVWFYLGIIPLIVGIADFCPLCIISKKCTPKTKS; translated from the coding sequence ATGAACACTTTTGATAAAATAAGAGCTTTTTGTAGACCATTTAGAATTGTTATAGGGATTGTATTAATTGCAATTGGATATTTTACAGATATTGTTTGGTTCTATTTAGGAATTATTCCATTAATTGTAGGAATTGCAGATTTTTGTCCTTTATGTATAATTAGTAAAAAATGTACACCAAAAACAAAATCATAA
- a CDS encoding alpha/beta fold hydrolase produces MKEKIYFIPGLMTDERLWKRVIPFLEKEYEIVHIPIPKSFDFDEIIDILFNTFKEDKVNILGFSLGGYIASYFAITYPNRVNRLFMVAATPGATNEAEIERRKEKFAIIEKEGFGITYEKALSLVEEKNQQDEDLIQTIMDMFHDLGKETFISQLTSTFYRKDLFEDLIHLDIPIFIFYSKNDRLLNKKALEKLSSTKHEIVMISREGTSHNIPLEAPFEFATNIKKWMNYKK; encoded by the coding sequence ATGAAAGAAAAAATATATTTTATTCCAGGGCTTATGACCGATGAAAGATTATGGAAAAGAGTTATTCCTTTTTTAGAAAAAGAGTATGAAATCGTACATATTCCTATTCCAAAAAGTTTTGATTTTGATGAGATAATTGATATTTTATTTAATACTTTCAAAGAAGATAAAGTAAATATTTTAGGTTTTTCATTGGGTGGATATATTGCTTCATATTTTGCAATAACATATCCAAATAGAGTAAATAGACTTTTTATGGTTGCAGCAACTCCAGGGGCTACAAATGAAGCTGAAATTGAAAGAAGAAAAGAGAAATTTGCAATTATCGAAAAAGAGGGTTTTGGAATAACTTATGAAAAAGCTTTATCCTTGGTTGAAGAAAAAAATCAACAAGATGAAGATTTAATTCAAACTATTATGGATATGTTCCATGATTTAGGGAAAGAGACTTTTATATCTCAACTAACTTCAACATTTTATAGAAAAGATTTATTTGAAGATTTAATACATTTGGATATTCCAATTTTTATCTTTTATAGTAAAAATGACAGGCTTTTAAATAAAAAGGCTTTAGAAAAACTTTCATCTACAAAACATGAAATAGTTATGATTTCAAGAGAAGGTACAAGCCATAATATACCTTTAGAAGCTCCTTTTGAATTTGCAACAAATATAAAAAAATGGATGAATTATAAGAAGTAG
- a CDS encoding lysophospholipid acyltransferase family protein encodes MNLKQISIAVYATYLTNKYGFKLKKAKTFQEKRELRVDYSETLLSKLNINIKVLNEEKLPKEGKYLLIANHRSIIDPLIIEIALKNSPIHGFWVSKKELYNSFFFGSFTKNADSILLDREASNMSSFFSDTKKVVQKGHSIFIFPEGTRNKTDKQISSFKEGAKLIALKNRIDILPVFIKTNANEILKEAIEKRTKNLEIEIEIGDLIDYKDKTSLEALYKKQFNIK; translated from the coding sequence TTGAACTTAAAACAGATAAGCATTGCCGTATATGCTACATACTTAACAAATAAATATGGCTTTAAATTAAAAAAAGCAAAAACATTTCAAGAAAAAAGAGAGTTAAGGGTTGATTACTCTGAAACTCTATTGTCAAAACTAAATATAAATATCAAAGTTCTAAATGAAGAAAAACTTCCAAAAGAGGGAAAATATCTTCTAATTGCAAATCATAGAAGTATAATTGACCCACTTATTATTGAGATTGCTTTAAAAAATTCACCAATTCATGGATTTTGGGTATCAAAAAAAGAGCTTTACAACTCTTTTTTCTTTGGTTCTTTCACTAAAAATGCTGATTCTATTTTATTAGATAGAGAAGCTTCAAATATGTCATCATTTTTTAGTGATACAAAAAAAGTTGTTCAAAAAGGTCATTCGATTTTTATTTTTCCAGAAGGAACAAGAAATAAAACAGATAAACAAATTAGTAGTTTTAAAGAAGGTGCAAAGTTAATCGCTTTAAAAAATAGAATTGATATTTTGCCTGTATTTATAAAAACAAATGCAAATGAGATTTTAAAAGAAGCTATTGAAAAACGAACAAAAAATCTAGAAATCGAAATAGAAATTGGAGATTTGATAGATTATAAAGATAAAACTTCACTTGAAGCTTTATACAAAAAACAATTCAACATCAAGTAG
- the sfsA gene encoding DNA/RNA nuclease SfsA → MKFETLIHGKLIKRYKRFLADIILDDGETITAHVPNSGAMTSCIEENCDVWVTFHDDPKRKLKYTLELTKINENLICTNTGVANKIAIEAITNGTIKELQGYSSLKPEQKYGQNSRIDILLENENQKCYVEIKSVSLRIDNSLAFPDAVTSRGTKHLKELEEMVKLGHRAVMLYIIQRDDDLPFRLACEIDKKYCETFKEVAKNGVEVLVYQSAINLDEIFVKKASNLSSF, encoded by the coding sequence ATGAAATTTGAAACACTAATCCATGGAAAATTAATAAAAAGATATAAAAGATTTTTAGCTGATATTATTTTAGATGATGGAGAAACAATAACTGCTCATGTTCCAAATAGTGGAGCAATGACAAGTTGTATAGAAGAAAACTGTGATGTTTGGGTAACTTTTCATGATGACCCAAAAAGAAAACTAAAATATACCCTAGAACTTACAAAAATAAATGAAAATCTAATTTGTACAAATACAGGTGTTGCAAATAAAATAGCAATTGAAGCTATAACAAATGGAACAATAAAAGAACTTCAAGGATATAGTTCTTTAAAACCTGAACAAAAATATGGACAAAATAGTAGAATTGATATTTTACTTGAAAATGAAAACCAAAAATGTTATGTAGAAATCAAAAGTGTTAGCCTAAGAATAGATAACTCTTTAGCTTTTCCTGATGCAGTTACTTCAAGGGGAACAAAACATTTAAAAGAGCTTGAAGAGATGGTAAAACTGGGTCATAGAGCTGTTATGTTATATATCATTCAAAGAGATGATGATTTACCTTTTAGATTAGCTTGTGAAATTGATAAAAAATATTGTGAAACCTTTAAAGAAGTGGCTAAAAATGGAGTTGAAGTTTTAGTCTATCAATCAGCTATAAATCTTGATGAAATTTTTGTAAAAAAAGCTTCAAATCTCTCTTCATTTTGA
- a CDS encoding bacteriohemerythrin, giving the protein MKELKLIKKENHLLNYEVMDNLHMEFIDIYNSVDINSNESIKSKAMALLVHSKNHFMKEEKLMDSAKYPRVREHKNEHNKLIAELEFFIDKSVSVFGMNILKSFYLEKLPYWFHYHLLNMDSDLTGHLKTSKLTQHKKKLEVN; this is encoded by the coding sequence ATGAAGGAGTTAAAGTTAATAAAAAAAGAAAATCATCTTTTAAATTACGAAGTTATGGACAATTTACATATGGAGTTTATTGATATTTATAATAGTGTGGATATAAATTCAAATGAGAGTATAAAATCAAAAGCTATGGCTTTACTTGTACATTCAAAAAATCATTTTATGAAAGAGGAAAAACTTATGGATAGTGCAAAATATCCAAGAGTTAGGGAACACAAAAATGAGCATAATAAATTAATAGCAGAATTAGAATTTTTTATTGATAAATCTGTTAGTGTATTTGGAATGAATATTTTAAAATCATTTTATTTAGAAAAATTACCTTATTGGTTTCATTACCATCTATTAAATATGGATAGCGATTTAACTGGACATTTAAAAACATCAAAACTTACACAACACAAAAAAAAATTAGAAGTGAATTAG
- a CDS encoding acyltransferase family protein, which yields MPNTLSPITLTDNVELSTNIVIAVLLVVLLLTFRKSQRTDIFPIPVTEELKGFGILTVVFAHFAYMKVTNPDFLFPLSIIAGVGVDLFLVMSGYGLTVSMLKKPMSTLDFYKRRVIKIFIPFWVALIIIFAADAIFLGITYPLPYMVQSLFGWFPTAVGFGDVNSPFWYITWMLMFYILYPIFFSAKRPWLTAIVLAVIATLIGTYNPLNLGDNWLHRLHTVAFSIGIVLAWLLQESKDKENKLVTAIKEFRNNSNLLRCIIVVAMIAVVGYMSLHTTANHWPTLTSILGQGFYVDQFTSIVIMLALMIIFSLKKFDNKFLAIYGIYSFEVYLIHWPLIGRYDVFFDFLPSWAAVIVWMISFIILSILLQKIVKPISAWVDKIAK from the coding sequence ATGCCAAACACGCTGTCACCTATTACTTTGACTGATAATGTAGAATTATCAACAAATATCGTTATTGCTGTTTTGTTAGTAGTTTTATTATTAACATTTAGAAAATCTCAAAGAACAGATATATTTCCAATTCCAGTTACTGAAGAGTTAAAAGGTTTTGGTATTTTAACAGTAGTATTTGCTCACTTTGCATATATGAAAGTTACAAATCCTGATTTTCTTTTCCCTTTATCTATAATTGCAGGAGTTGGTGTAGATTTATTCTTGGTTATGTCTGGTTATGGTTTAACGGTTAGTATGTTAAAAAAACCAATGAGTACTTTGGATTTTTACAAAAGAAGAGTAATTAAGATTTTTATTCCATTCTGGGTTGCATTAATCATTATTTTTGCAGCTGATGCAATCTTTTTAGGTATAACTTATCCCCTTCCATATATGGTTCAATCGCTGTTTGGTTGGTTCCCAACTGCTGTTGGATTTGGTGATGTAAACTCACCTTTTTGGTATATTACTTGGATGTTAATGTTTTATATTTTATATCCAATCTTTTTTAGTGCAAAAAGACCTTGGTTAACAGCTATAGTTTTAGCAGTAATTGCAACACTTATTGGAACTTACAATCCTTTAAATTTAGGGGATAATTGGCTTCACAGACTTCACACAGTTGCATTTTCAATAGGTATTGTTTTAGCTTGGCTTTTACAAGAGAGTAAAGATAAAGAGAATAAGCTTGTAACTGCTATTAAAGAGTTTAGAAACAATTCAAATTTATTAAGATGCATTATTGTAGTTGCTATGATTGCAGTTGTTGGATATATGTCTTTACATACAACAGCAAATCATTGGCCAACATTAACTTCGATTTTAGGACAAGGTTTCTATGTTGACCAATTTACCTCAATAGTTATTATGCTTGCATTGATGATTATCTTCTCATTGAAAAAATTTGATAATAAGTTTTTAGCAATTTATGGAATTTATTCATTTGAAGTTTATTTAATTCACTGGCCATTAATTGGAAGATATGATGTATTTTTTGACTTCTTACCATCTTGGGCAGCAGTAATAGTTTGGATGATTTCATTTATAATTTTAAGTATCCTATTACAAAAAATTGTAAAACCTATAAGTGCTTGGGTTGATAAAATCGCAAAATAG
- a CDS encoding RluA family pseudouridine synthase, with protein sequence MPYIKKEFETIKGKKIEDFLKTLNLDLKLTLSLLEKGKISDENNNRLQKNQILKSNYIYITIFESQSKGLKPIFETFHFAIFDKPSGVTVHPLTHQLNLYTLLDEIRFYLGENASLVHRIDTETSGLVLVAKNAFSDMFLKAMFEEKEYIKKYKAIVCGKIDKPIKIDTPITNDDGIIKLKMKTHQNGKNSTTLITPISYDKNKNQTLVEAIPLTGRQHQIRVHLDSIGHSIIGDTLYGVDVNFANDFLNKKISNEKREEVTKAHRLMLQADYLEFKFLDTIYKFSSKQKFE encoded by the coding sequence TTGCCATATATAAAAAAAGAGTTTGAAACAATAAAAGGTAAAAAGATTGAAGATTTTTTAAAAACTTTAAATCTTGATTTAAAACTAACTCTATCTTTACTTGAAAAAGGCAAAATAAGTGACGAAAATAACAATCGTTTACAAAAAAATCAAATCTTAAAATCAAACTATATTTATATAACTATTTTTGAATCTCAATCAAAAGGTTTAAAACCAATATTTGAAACTTTTCATTTTGCAATTTTTGATAAACCAAGTGGGGTTACTGTTCATCCTTTAACTCATCAACTAAATCTTTATACTCTTTTAGATGAAATTAGATTTTATTTAGGAGAAAATGCTTCTTTAGTTCATAGAATTGATACAGAAACTTCTGGATTAGTATTAGTTGCTAAAAATGCCTTTAGTGATATGTTTTTAAAAGCTATGTTTGAAGAAAAAGAGTACATAAAAAAATATAAAGCTATTGTTTGCGGAAAAATAGATAAACCTATAAAAATAGACACACCAATCACAAATGATGATGGAATTATAAAACTTAAAATGAAAACCCATCAAAACGGTAAAAACTCAACAACTTTGATAACTCCTATATCTTATGATAAGAATAAAAATCAAACATTAGTTGAAGCTATTCCACTAACAGGACGTCAACATCAAATAAGAGTTCATTTAGACTCAATTGGTCACTCTATAATTGGTGATACACTTTATGGAGTTGATGTTAATTTTGCAAATGATTTTTTAAATAAAAAGATTTCAAATGAAAAAAGAGAAGAAGTTACAAAAGCCCATAGATTGATGTTACAAGCTGATTATTTAGAGTTTAAATTTTTAGATACGATTTATAAATTTTCTTCAAAACAAAAGTTTGAGTAG
- a CDS encoding ATP-binding protein: MVTPAIGTQELYKQLQILLKSDIPVFIHGSPGIGKSYIVNDIAKKNDLELIDVRLSQLDAVDLRGIPAILDNQTVWMSPIFLPKDENSSGILFLDELNSASLSVQAAIYQLVLDRKIGEYSLPKNWKIVCAGNKINDKGIVFKLPSPLVNRMVHLLLEAKYDDFKNWAILNGIHSYILGFLGFRPDLLSSEVPNSTEINPAFCTPRAWSMLSTILKNESDVSVISPIIYGTVGYAAAIEFISFIKVYETLPNIDEILEGTCEVVPNEPSALYALCSAVIEKYKDCNQAVNIFAYSKKLPVEFAVMLIKDLIVKDEEITTLGEFDEWIEKYADYII; encoded by the coding sequence ATGGTAACTCCTGCAATTGGAACACAAGAATTATACAAACAATTACAAATATTACTAAAAAGTGATATTCCTGTATTTATACATGGAAGTCCAGGAATTGGAAAATCATATATAGTAAATGATATTGCAAAAAAGAATGATTTGGAGTTGATTGATGTTAGGCTTTCTCAACTAGATGCAGTTGATTTACGAGGAATTCCTGCAATATTGGATAATCAAACAGTTTGGATGAGTCCAATTTTCTTACCAAAAGATGAAAACTCTAGTGGAATTTTATTTTTAGATGAGTTAAACTCAGCTTCACTTTCTGTTCAAGCTGCTATTTATCAGTTAGTTCTTGATAGAAAAATAGGGGAGTATTCTCTTCCAAAGAATTGGAAAATAGTTTGTGCTGGAAATAAAATAAATGATAAAGGAATTGTATTTAAACTTCCTAGTCCACTTGTAAATAGAATGGTTCATCTATTACTTGAAGCAAAATATGATGATTTTAAAAATTGGGCAATTTTAAATGGTATTCATTCATATATTTTAGGTTTTTTAGGATTTAGACCTGATTTATTAAGTAGTGAAGTTCCAAATTCTACTGAAATAAATCCAGCATTTTGTACACCAAGGGCTTGGAGTATGTTATCAACTATTTTAAAAAATGAGAGTGATGTATCAGTTATCTCACCAATTATTTATGGAACAGTTGGATATGCAGCTGCTATTGAGTTTATTTCATTTATTAAAGTTTATGAGACTTTACCAAATATAGATGAGATATTAGAAGGAACTTGTGAAGTCGTTCCAAACGAACCTAGTGCTTTATATGCTTTATGTTCAGCAGTTATTGAAAAATATAAAGATTGTAATCAAGCTGTAAATATATTTGCTTATAGTAAAAAACTTCCAGTTGAGTTTGCAGTAATGCTTATTAAAGATTTAATTGTAAAAGATGAAGAGATTACAACATTAGGTGAATTTGATGAGTGGATTGAAAAATATGCAGACTACATCATATAA
- a CDS encoding vWA domain-containing protein: MSGLKNMQTTSYKDVFEKIRVNFLFNHPFLSVLALSIETSYDENKNSAFLTNGFKITIDTKKLEKYTKEEITYLYAHTLLHIVLKHPYRQKTRDSYIWNKACDIVINNILSTFTNVGSRPADEIFDLTLKDKCVEEVYEILYKKKKEEIGKTNPDKDGTLDSNEYDKSKLDLDEVYVKNEKIDQEKLDGIIIQALSIAKKASNLYEGMSIEIDTLIKPEINLSDELKEYLINSFFEKQLSYERPNKRFISNGIYMPGTKKLNDNLNIYIALDSSSSVTLDEYKKFLGIIGEIADSFYEYNVEILPFDLKVRSEFIIKFDSFNPLSSDELLIPKSNGGTNFDECLRYLKKSSEVRNDSLLIVLSDGEFELTESLLCNTLFIISNKKNLRKFEKDGRVIQFNI, encoded by the coding sequence ATGAGTGGATTGAAAAATATGCAGACTACATCATATAAAGATGTATTTGAAAAAATAAGAGTTAATTTCTTATTTAATCATCCTTTTTTATCTGTTTTAGCTTTGAGTATAGAAACATCTTATGATGAAAATAAAAATAGTGCTTTTTTAACAAATGGTTTTAAAATCACTATTGATACAAAAAAGTTAGAAAAATATACAAAAGAAGAGATAACTTATCTTTACGCACACACTTTACTTCATATAGTTTTAAAACATCCATATAGACAAAAAACAAGAGATAGTTATATTTGGAATAAAGCTTGTGATATTGTAATAAACAATATTCTTTCGACTTTTACAAATGTAGGTTCAAGACCTGCTGATGAAATTTTTGATTTAACATTAAAAGATAAGTGTGTTGAAGAGGTTTATGAAATACTTTATAAAAAGAAAAAAGAAGAGATAGGAAAAACTAATCCAGATAAAGATGGAACTTTAGATTCAAATGAATATGACAAATCAAAACTAGATTTAGATGAGGTGTATGTGAAAAATGAAAAAATAGATCAAGAAAAACTTGATGGGATTATTATTCAAGCTTTGAGTATTGCTAAAAAAGCTTCAAATTTATATGAGGGAATGAGTATTGAAATAGATACTTTGATAAAACCAGAGATAAATCTAAGTGATGAGTTAAAAGAGTATTTAATAAACTCTTTTTTTGAAAAACAACTCTCTTATGAAAGACCAAATAAAAGGTTTATAAGTAATGGTATTTATATGCCTGGAACAAAAAAACTAAATGACAATCTAAATATCTATATAGCTCTTGATAGTTCTTCTAGTGTAACCCTTGATGAGTATAAAAAGTTTTTGGGAATTATAGGCGAAATTGCAGATAGTTTTTATGAATATAATGTAGAGATTTTACCTTTTGATTTAAAAGTGCGAAGTGAATTTATCATAAAGTTTGATAGTTTTAATCCACTTTCAAGTGATGAATTATTAATCCCAAAATCAAATGGTGGTACAAATTTTGATGAGTGTTTAAGATATTTAAAAAAATCAAGTGAAGTAAGAAATGATAGTTTATTGATTGTTTTAAGTGATGGAGAGTTTGAATTAACAGAATCTCTTTTATGTAACACACTTTTTATAATCAGTAATAAAAAAAATTTAAGAAAGTTTGAAAAAGATGGAAGAGTTATTCAATTTAACATATAA
- a CDS encoding ArsC/Spx/MgsR family protein produces MGNFAFYKFTFYEKTGCSGNARQKELLKSYDISFDVKSLLDTKWTYDELSKFFENLEVKDIVNPFAPQIKNNEIDIKNLSKDEAINLMIKTPILIKRPLMEINGNKICGFDVEKINKILNLKIDTDKKINSCSSSDSCTSV; encoded by the coding sequence ATGGGAAATTTTGCTTTTTATAAATTCACATTCTACGAAAAAACAGGATGTAGTGGTAATGCTAGACAAAAAGAGTTATTAAAAAGTTATGATATATCTTTTGATGTAAAAAGTTTACTTGATACAAAATGGACTTATGATGAGTTAAGTAAATTTTTTGAAAATTTAGAAGTTAAAGATATAGTAAATCCTTTTGCTCCTCAAATAAAAAATAATGAAATAGATATAAAAAATCTCTCAAAAGATGAAGCTATAAATCTTATGATAAAAACACCAATTTTGATAAAAAGACCATTGATGGAAATAAATGGGAATAAAATCTGTGGTTTTGATGTTGAAAAAATCAATAAAATTTTAAATCTAAAAATAGATACAGATAAAAAAATAAATAGCTGTTCAAGTAGTGACTCATGCACAAGTGTTTAA
- a CDS encoding GreA/GreB family elongation factor produces the protein MNKDLITKNGYEKIVEEFKGLLKEKSFWVKEKEIAAQLGDRSENAEYIAAKEQIRNCDKRLRFLDKIINNSEVIDISQIPHTKVNFGSHVVIEDLDTDELKTFIIVGTFEVNINENKISNKSPFGKALLGKSLNQEFEFEINGKFNEYKIISIKEYNFE, from the coding sequence ATGAATAAAGATTTAATTACAAAAAATGGTTATGAAAAAATAGTTGAAGAGTTTAAAGGTTTACTAAAAGAGAAATCTTTTTGGGTAAAAGAGAAAGAAATAGCAGCTCAACTTGGCGATAGAAGTGAAAATGCTGAGTATATTGCTGCAAAAGAACAAATTAGAAACTGCGATAAAAGACTTAGATTTCTTGATAAAATCATAAATAATAGTGAAGTAATTGATATTTCACAAATTCCTCACACAAAAGTAAATTTTGGCTCACATGTAGTTATAGAAGATTTAGATACAGATGAATTAAAAACTTTTATAATCGTTGGAACTTTTGAAGTTAATATAAATGAAAATAAAATCTCAAATAAATCACCTTTTGGAAAGGCATTATTGGGTAAAAGTTTAAATCAAGAGTTTGAATTTGAAATCAATGGTAAATTTAACGAATATAAAATAATTTCAATAAAAGAGTATAACTTTGAATAA